From Desulfolucanica intricata, the proteins below share one genomic window:
- the trpD gene encoding anthranilate phosphoribosyltransferase yields the protein MLKEILGKVVSGQNLSEAEACAVMEKVMEGEATPAQIAALLTALRLKGETVDEITGFARVMRQKATAVKIKSPMVVDTCGTGGDGANTFNISTTAALVLAGAGVKVAKHGNRSASSKCGSADVLEKLGVNLELEPEAIADCLEEVGIAFLYAPALHKAMSHAVGPRRELGFRTVFNILGPLTNPVGAKAHVLGVYNRELTKTMAGVLARLGVVRAFVVHGAGGLDEVSPVGAAEVCEVRDGKVTCYRLDPGDYGIKRASVSDLAGGIPEENALITRQVLAGEKGPRRDAVVLNAALGFMSVGATEDYKTGILLAQKCIDEGYALQKLNDLVAFTKRYTRKQVAGL from the coding sequence GTGTTAAAAGAAATTTTGGGAAAAGTAGTATCCGGACAAAATTTGAGCGAAGCTGAGGCCTGTGCTGTTATGGAAAAGGTTATGGAGGGTGAAGCTACCCCGGCCCAGATTGCCGCTCTGTTGACGGCATTACGATTAAAAGGGGAAACGGTGGATGAGATCACCGGTTTTGCCAGGGTTATGCGCCAAAAGGCCACGGCAGTCAAGATTAAATCCCCTATGGTAGTGGATACCTGTGGTACCGGCGGTGACGGGGCCAATACCTTTAACATTTCAACTACTGCAGCCCTGGTGCTGGCCGGGGCAGGAGTGAAGGTGGCCAAACACGGTAACCGTTCTGCTTCCAGTAAATGCGGCAGTGCTGATGTACTGGAAAAGTTGGGTGTTAACCTGGAGCTGGAGCCCGAAGCTATTGCTGACTGCCTGGAGGAAGTCGGAATTGCCTTCTTGTATGCACCTGCTTTGCATAAAGCGATGAGTCATGCTGTGGGACCCCGCCGTGAGCTGGGATTTCGTACGGTCTTTAATATTCTGGGGCCCTTAACGAATCCGGTAGGGGCTAAGGCTCATGTTCTGGGAGTTTATAACAGGGAGCTTACTAAAACCATGGCCGGGGTATTGGCCCGGCTGGGTGTGGTGCGGGCCTTTGTGGTACACGGGGCCGGGGGGCTGGATGAAGTATCCCCGGTAGGTGCGGCTGAGGTTTGTGAGGTAAGAGACGGAAAAGTAACCTGTTACCGGCTTGATCCCGGCGATTATGGTATAAAAAGAGCTTCAGTCAGTGACCTGGCCGGGGGGATCCCGGAGGAAAATGCTCTGATTACCCGGCAGGTACTGGCCGGGGAGAAAGGCCCCCGCCGTGATGCAGTAGTTTTAAATGCTGCCCTGGGGTTCATGTCAGTTGGTGCGACTGAGGATTATAAAACAGGTATTTTACTGGCCCAAAAGTGTATTGATGAAGGTTACGCCCTGCAAAAATTAAATGACCTGGTGGCATTCACCAAACGTTATACCAGAAAGCAGGTGGCCGGTTTATGA
- the trpA gene encoding tryptophan synthase subunit alpha yields MIEKRLAELRENGAKALIPFITAGDPDMQTTVELVLAMDRAGADVIELGVPFSDPVADGPAIQKASIRSLAGGTTLGGILDAVKEIRNKSDIPLVLMTYYNPVYQFGLEKFIDQAASAGVNGLIVPDLPFEEAAPLREPAKEKGISLIPLVAPNSPEERIKKITTRAGGFIYCVSSLGVTGVRRSIETDLADFVIRVRKYSRLPVAVGFGISGPAQAAGVARYCDAVIVGSALVKLIEEYANSGNLVEILAAKVRELKEALSLKEVETVAAL; encoded by the coding sequence ATGATTGAGAAGAGATTAGCAGAGCTGAGAGAAAACGGTGCAAAAGCATTGATCCCCTTTATTACGGCAGGGGACCCCGATATGCAAACTACCGTTGAGCTTGTTTTGGCCATGGACCGGGCCGGGGCTGATGTAATCGAACTGGGAGTACCCTTTTCAGATCCTGTAGCCGACGGGCCGGCTATTCAAAAAGCCTCCATTCGTTCTTTGGCCGGGGGAACTACCCTGGGCGGTATTCTTGATGCAGTGAAAGAAATTCGGAATAAATCTGATATTCCGCTGGTTTTAATGACCTATTATAATCCGGTATATCAATTTGGTCTGGAAAAGTTTATAGACCAAGCTGCCAGCGCAGGCGTTAACGGTTTAATTGTGCCGGACTTACCCTTTGAAGAAGCGGCACCTTTAAGGGAACCGGCTAAAGAAAAGGGAATTTCTTTAATTCCGTTAGTTGCGCCAAACAGCCCTGAAGAGAGGATTAAAAAAATTACGACCCGGGCAGGCGGTTTTATCTACTGTGTTTCTTCGCTGGGTGTTACCGGGGTTCGCAGGTCTATTGAAACCGATTTGGCTGATTTTGTCATCCGGGTCAGGAAATACAGCCGGCTGCCGGTTGCAGTTGGTTTCGGTATTTCCGGGCCCGCTCAAGCTGCCGGAGTGGCCCGGTACTGTGATGCAGTGATAGTGGGTAGTGCCCTGGTTAAGTTAATTGAGGAATACGCTAACTCCGGAAACCTGGTAGAAATCCTTGCTGCTAAGGTGCGGGAGCTGAAAGAAGCCCTTAGCTTAAAGGAGGTTGAAACCGTTGCCGCCTTATAA
- a CDS encoding NAD(P)H-dependent flavin oxidoreductase has product MKLPTLKIKNLLPKYPIVQGGMAVKVSTAPLAAAVANAGGIGIIGATGMSLEELREEIRTAKNLSKGIIGINIMFAAKQFAGIVKAAIEEKIDVIFSGAGFSRDIFGWGEEAEVPIVSIVSSAKAAKLAERSGAAAVVAEGFEAGGHLGTDQSIEKILPEIRAAVKIPVIAAGGIVDGTDMARMVKMGANGVQMGTRFVLSEECTVHDSFKQAYLRAQKEDVQIIKSPVGLPGRAITNIFAQKIMQGEAPKPKHCDRCLKNCSADYCILAALNKAKDGLIDQGVIFSGQNVYRIKEILPVQKIFEKLLAEFKMSRE; this is encoded by the coding sequence TTGAAACTTCCAACCCTAAAAATTAAAAACCTTCTGCCTAAATATCCGATTGTTCAAGGGGGAATGGCAGTTAAGGTTTCTACCGCTCCTTTAGCGGCAGCAGTAGCTAACGCAGGGGGGATTGGAATTATCGGGGCTACTGGAATGTCCTTAGAAGAACTTCGAGAGGAAATTAGAACAGCTAAAAACTTATCTAAAGGGATTATTGGTATTAACATTATGTTTGCCGCAAAACAATTTGCCGGCATCGTAAAAGCAGCCATAGAGGAAAAAATCGATGTAATCTTTAGCGGGGCCGGTTTTTCCAGAGATATCTTCGGCTGGGGCGAAGAGGCCGAAGTTCCTATTGTATCAATAGTTTCTTCTGCCAAAGCAGCCAAACTGGCTGAAAGATCCGGTGCCGCTGCCGTTGTGGCCGAGGGTTTCGAGGCCGGAGGGCACCTCGGTACTGATCAATCAATAGAGAAAATTCTACCAGAAATTAGGGCTGCCGTAAAAATTCCTGTCATTGCCGCCGGGGGTATCGTAGATGGTACAGATATGGCCCGAATGGTTAAGATGGGAGCGAACGGCGTTCAAATGGGGACTCGTTTTGTGCTCAGCGAAGAATGTACTGTGCATGATTCCTTTAAGCAGGCTTACCTGCGGGCCCAAAAGGAAGACGTACAGATTATTAAAAGCCCTGTAGGCCTTCCCGGGCGGGCCATAACAAACATCTTTGCCCAAAAAATCATGCAAGGTGAAGCACCAAAACCGAAACACTGTGACCGGTGTTTAAAAAACTGCTCCGCTGACTACTGTATATTAGCCGCCCTCAACAAAGCCAAAGACGGGCTTATAGACCAGGGGGTTATTTTTAGCGGACAAAATGTCTATAGAATTAAAGAAATTCTTCCAGTGCAAAAAATTTTTGAAAAATTGTTAGCGGAATTTAAAATGAGCAGAGAATGA
- a CDS encoding phosphoribosylanthranilate isomerase has protein sequence MLNTVRVKICGIKSLEIARAAVDAGADALGFVFAKSRRQISPSKAQKIIMELPPFVSRVGVFVDTVPREVQEIVNYCGLDTIQLHGEAQPDFYRGIRCSIIKSFQVKGEASVRAALNCSADAYLFDTYKNGLAGGTGEVFDWDVLKIVNFQKPVILSGGLNADNVAQAIKTVKPYAVDVSSGVETNGVKDIEKIKAFITKAKGVLIK, from the coding sequence ATGCTTAATACAGTACGGGTAAAAATCTGCGGTATTAAAAGCCTGGAAATTGCCAGGGCAGCAGTGGATGCGGGAGCAGATGCCCTGGGATTTGTTTTTGCTAAAAGCAGACGGCAAATTAGCCCATCTAAGGCGCAAAAAATAATTATGGAATTACCCCCCTTTGTAAGCAGAGTAGGAGTTTTCGTAGATACAGTACCCCGTGAAGTACAGGAAATTGTTAATTATTGCGGGTTGGATACCATTCAGCTGCATGGTGAAGCACAACCTGATTTTTACCGGGGTATAAGGTGCAGTATAATTAAGTCCTTTCAGGTTAAGGGAGAGGCATCAGTACGGGCAGCCTTAAATTGCAGCGCGGATGCATATCTGTTTGATACTTATAAAAATGGATTGGCCGGGGGAACCGGAGAAGTATTTGACTGGGATGTTTTAAAAATAGTTAATTTTCAAAAGCCCGTTATTTTATCCGGGGGGCTAAATGCGGACAATGTAGCACAAGCGATTAAAACTGTAAAACCCTACGCGGTGGATGTTTCCAGCGGAGTGGAGACTAATGGGGTTAAGGATATTGAAAAAATAAAAGCTTTTATTACAAAAGCGAAAGGAGTTTTAATTAAATGA
- a CDS encoding nucleotide sugar dehydrogenase — MIGNKQGNYLAKRLVEKLLNRSACIAVIGLGYVGLPLAVEQAKIGFKVIGIDKNISRVNILNEGKNYIQDVDSEVLCELVKAGRLKASADFTLLKKADVVIVCVPTPLNEMHQPDLSYIKAAVGEISQNLIRGQLISLESTTFPGTTKEIVLPMLADSGLKVGSDYFLAFSPERVDPGNKKFTTANVAKVVGGVTSLCTDLAVTFYRQSLESVVPVSSPDVAEMTKIFENTYRAVNIALVNEFMLLCDRMKLDIWEVLDAAATKPFGIQIFYPGPGVGGHCIPIDPFYLSWKARAYGFQPRFIELAGELNNQVSEYVIQKIINVLNDRGSCLNGAEILILGVAYKKDVNDVRESPALKIIKQLIDKRAIVRYFDPYVPQLAVPAKGNLLNCTELTPENISGADLVLIVTDHSCVDYQLVTEHARVIVDTRNATRKVVRGREKIIKI, encoded by the coding sequence GTGATAGGTAATAAGCAGGGGAACTATTTAGCGAAACGGTTAGTGGAAAAATTATTAAACAGATCGGCTTGCATCGCTGTAATTGGCCTGGGTTATGTAGGATTACCGCTGGCTGTGGAGCAAGCTAAGATTGGCTTTAAAGTGATTGGTATTGATAAAAATATATCCCGTGTCAATATACTAAATGAAGGCAAAAATTACATCCAAGATGTAGACAGTGAAGTTTTATGTGAGCTGGTTAAAGCCGGTAGACTTAAGGCAAGCGCTGATTTTACATTATTAAAAAAAGCTGATGTAGTTATAGTGTGTGTTCCCACTCCGCTAAATGAAATGCATCAGCCTGATTTGTCTTATATTAAAGCGGCAGTAGGTGAAATATCTCAAAATCTTATACGTGGCCAATTGATAAGCCTGGAAAGTACTACCTTTCCGGGAACAACAAAAGAAATTGTTTTACCAATGCTGGCAGACAGTGGGCTTAAGGTTGGTTCTGATTATTTTTTAGCTTTTTCTCCGGAAAGAGTTGATCCCGGCAATAAAAAATTTACTACTGCCAATGTAGCCAAGGTGGTCGGGGGTGTAACTTCCCTTTGCACTGATTTAGCCGTAACCTTTTACCGGCAAAGTTTAGAAAGTGTAGTTCCTGTTAGCTCACCCGATGTTGCTGAGATGACCAAGATATTTGAAAACACTTACCGGGCGGTGAACATTGCCCTGGTTAATGAGTTTATGCTTTTATGTGACCGAATGAAGTTAGATATTTGGGAAGTTTTGGATGCAGCTGCCACAAAACCGTTTGGCATTCAAATTTTTTATCCCGGGCCGGGTGTTGGTGGCCACTGTATTCCGATAGATCCGTTTTACTTGTCCTGGAAGGCCAGAGCCTATGGATTTCAGCCTCGTTTTATTGAGTTGGCAGGTGAGTTAAATAATCAAGTTTCAGAATATGTAATCCAAAAAATCATTAATGTTTTAAATGACAGGGGTAGCTGTTTAAACGGGGCTGAGATACTAATTTTGGGTGTGGCTTATAAGAAAGATGTTAATGATGTGCGTGAGTCACCCGCCCTAAAAATTATTAAGCAATTGATAGATAAAAGAGCAATCGTTCGATATTTTGATCCTTATGTACCGCAATTAGCCGTACCTGCCAAGGGAAATCTTCTAAATTGTACTGAGCTTACTCCCGAAAACATTTCTGGTGCTGATCTTGTGTTAATTGTAACCGATCATTCCTGTGTTGATTATCAACTGGTTACAGAACATGCTCGAGTAATTGTAGATACCCGTAATGCCACCAGAAAAGTAGTTAGAGGTAGGGAGAAAATTATTAAAATATAA
- the thrC gene encoding threonine synthase, translating to MLYESTRGKYNTILSAEAIKQGIAPDGGLFVPSKGVALSAEQIYDMIDLNYKQIAIEILKLFLTDFTEEEITDCVNNAYNEDKFDAKEITPLSKLSDYLFVLELWHGPTCAFKDMALQILPHFLTRAAEKTGETDNIVILVATSGDTGKAALEGFKDVPKTQIIVFYPEQGVSEIQKLQMVTQEGNNTHVVAVRGNFDDTQSGVKAIFGNEHVRNRLKEHHYRFSSANSINWGRLVPQIIYYFSAYLELLKKKEIAPGEEINFVVPTGNFGNILAGFYARQMGLPVHRLICAANENNVLTDFIKTGLYDRERLFKKTISPSMDILISSNLERLLYELTGHNAGKINEWMNELKGDGKYRVDSDTFNRVKEIFWSDFATDSQTLATIKEVHQKYNYVMDTHTAVAEYVYNKYTKETGDRRKAVIVSTASPFKFNASVAKALLEEEAIQGRSEFDLLKVLADISKLPIPKGLQNLDTKPVLHKKVVEKEEMLEAIKDIIIY from the coding sequence ATGCTCTATGAAAGTACGCGGGGAAAATACAATACCATACTGTCTGCTGAGGCTATAAAACAGGGTATTGCCCCGGACGGTGGCCTTTTTGTCCCCAGTAAAGGGGTGGCTCTCTCTGCTGAACAAATTTATGACATGATTGACCTGAACTATAAACAAATAGCAATAGAAATTTTAAAGCTCTTTCTGACCGACTTTACCGAAGAAGAAATAACGGACTGTGTTAATAATGCCTACAATGAGGACAAGTTCGATGCTAAAGAAATTACTCCTTTATCTAAGCTTTCGGATTATCTCTTCGTTCTGGAGTTATGGCACGGGCCAACCTGCGCCTTTAAAGACATGGCCTTACAAATTCTACCCCACTTTCTTACACGGGCCGCTGAAAAGACCGGGGAAACAGATAATATTGTAATTCTGGTAGCCACCTCCGGTGATACAGGTAAAGCTGCTTTGGAAGGTTTTAAAGATGTGCCGAAAACTCAAATTATCGTTTTCTACCCGGAACAAGGTGTAAGTGAGATTCAAAAGCTGCAGATGGTTACCCAGGAAGGAAACAACACGCATGTCGTAGCTGTTCGAGGTAATTTTGATGATACCCAGAGCGGGGTTAAGGCCATATTCGGGAATGAACACGTTAGAAACCGGTTAAAAGAACACCACTACAGGTTCTCCTCAGCCAATTCCATAAATTGGGGGAGGCTGGTACCTCAGATTATTTATTACTTTTCGGCCTATCTTGAATTATTGAAGAAAAAAGAAATCGCTCCCGGTGAAGAAATTAACTTTGTTGTACCCACCGGTAATTTTGGTAATATTCTGGCCGGCTTTTATGCCCGTCAAATGGGCCTGCCGGTACACCGCCTAATTTGTGCCGCCAATGAAAACAATGTCTTAACGGACTTTATCAAAACCGGTCTTTATGACCGGGAAAGATTATTTAAAAAGACAATCTCTCCCTCAATGGATATTTTAATATCCAGCAACCTGGAAAGACTGCTGTATGAATTAACCGGGCATAATGCCGGCAAAATCAATGAGTGGATGAATGAATTAAAAGGGGACGGCAAATACCGGGTAGATTCGGACACATTTAACCGGGTTAAGGAAATATTCTGGTCAGATTTTGCTACCGATTCACAAACACTGGCCACCATTAAAGAAGTCCATCAAAAATATAATTACGTCATGGATACCCATACGGCAGTAGCAGAATATGTTTACAATAAATATACTAAAGAAACCGGTGACCGGCGAAAAGCAGTAATCGTTTCCACTGCCAGCCCGTTTAAGTTTAATGCCAGTGTGGCCAAAGCACTCCTGGAAGAGGAAGCTATTCAAGGCAGAAGTGAATTTGATTTATTAAAAGTACTGGCGGATATAAGCAAGCTACCCATCCCCAAGGGGCTGCAAAATTTAGACACAAAACCGGTTCTTCATAAAAAAGTAGTAGAAAAAGAAGAAATGCTTGAGGCTATAAAAGATATAATTATTTATTAA
- the trpC gene encoding indole-3-glycerol phosphate synthase TrpC → MRPLSGVLKKIVDYKKLEVNQKKKEISIEQLKSQITDKKTKKSLYQALKRPGEVSIIAELKRKSPSKGLLRPNFNPEEIITSYTRAGAAALSVLTDENFFGGSPEYLKLASGLTPLPLLRKDFIIDEYQIYEAKLLGADAVLLITRALTNQTLLSFYKLTRQLGMEALVEVHREEELAVVFRAGVKIIGINNRNLETFQTDIDHTLRLIEKINDPGVAVVSESGIKTCEDILTLKSAGVDAVLVGEAFMVRPDPGEGVRELRGFVGLADGRRVENA, encoded by the coding sequence ATGAGACCTCTCTCGGGGGTATTAAAAAAAATTGTTGATTATAAGAAATTAGAGGTAAATCAAAAGAAAAAAGAAATTTCTATTGAACAGTTAAAATCCCAAATTACCGATAAAAAAACAAAAAAATCACTGTACCAAGCCCTGAAGCGCCCCGGAGAAGTGTCTATAATTGCCGAGTTAAAAAGAAAGTCCCCGTCCAAGGGGCTATTGAGACCGAATTTTAATCCTGAAGAAATTATAACTTCTTATACCCGGGCCGGGGCAGCTGCCCTGTCAGTTTTAACTGACGAGAACTTTTTCGGTGGGAGTCCCGAATATTTAAAGCTGGCTTCCGGGCTAACCCCGTTACCCCTTCTTAGAAAGGATTTTATTATAGATGAATATCAAATTTACGAAGCTAAGTTACTGGGGGCGGATGCTGTACTCCTAATCACCCGTGCACTTACAAATCAGACTTTATTAAGCTTTTATAAGCTTACAAGGCAGCTGGGGATGGAGGCTTTGGTGGAAGTACACCGGGAAGAGGAATTGGCAGTGGTCTTTAGGGCCGGGGTTAAGATTATCGGCATTAATAACCGGAATTTAGAAACCTTTCAGACCGATATAGACCATACACTGCGTCTAATAGAAAAGATTAATGATCCCGGGGTGGCAGTGGTCAGTGAGAGTGGTATTAAAACCTGTGAAGATATTTTAACTTTGAAATCTGCCGGGGTCGATGCTGTCCTGGTGGGAGAGGCTTTCATGGTTCGTCCCGATCCCGGGGAAGGAGTCCGGGAGCTCAGAGGTTTTGTTGGTTTGGCTGACGGCAGGAGAGTGGAAAATGCTTAA
- a CDS encoding polysaccharide biosynthesis protein, whose amino-acid sequence MAEHRKKVLIVGAGVAGGIVAEVLKKRKNCDLEPVAYVDDDPQKQNTVLHGLPVLGNREQIPSIVNKFGVKEIIIAMPSVPGEVVREIVEICHKTKTQLKILPGIYDLITGKIRICAIREVEVEDLLGRRPVSLNIDEIADYLTGRVVLITGAGGSIGSELCRQLAGFNPGLLVLLGHGENSIFDIERKLREEYPDLALIAVIADIRDSRRINRIFNCYRPEVVFHAAAHKHVPLMEKNPEEAVKNNILGTRILAKAAHLVKAKTFVFISTDKAVNPTSIMGATKRTAEMIIQRMDGLSATKFVAVRFGNVLGSRGSVIPLFKKQIASGGPVTVTHPAMERYFMTIPEAAQLVIQAGALAEGGEIFILDMGEPVSIVELAKNLIKLSGFEPEKDIRIKYTGIRPGEKYSENLYSAKEQLIATKHKRIFKVVSQKNNYSNLEEMLQFLEQEQDFTEEKIIAYLVKVAGLKQSNKDGDLGDR is encoded by the coding sequence TTGGCTGAACACAGGAAAAAAGTATTAATAGTAGGTGCCGGAGTAGCCGGTGGAATTGTGGCAGAGGTGCTAAAGAAACGTAAAAATTGTGACTTAGAGCCGGTAGCTTATGTGGATGACGACCCTCAGAAGCAGAATACTGTGCTGCATGGTTTACCCGTTTTGGGAAACCGGGAGCAGATCCCGTCTATAGTGAATAAGTTCGGAGTAAAAGAAATAATTATCGCTATGCCTTCGGTACCGGGTGAAGTGGTACGGGAAATTGTGGAGATATGTCACAAAACCAAGACCCAATTAAAAATTTTACCTGGTATCTATGATTTAATCACAGGAAAAATAAGGATTTGCGCTATTCGTGAAGTTGAGGTAGAAGATTTACTTGGTCGCCGGCCGGTTTCTTTAAATATTGATGAAATTGCTGACTATTTAACCGGACGGGTGGTATTAATTACCGGTGCCGGCGGGTCAATCGGCTCGGAGCTGTGCCGGCAGTTGGCGGGTTTTAATCCGGGGTTGCTGGTATTGTTAGGACACGGTGAAAACAGCATCTTTGATATTGAAAGAAAGTTGCGGGAGGAGTATCCGGATTTAGCTTTGATTGCGGTAATTGCAGATATTAGAGACTCACGCCGAATTAACCGGATCTTTAACTGTTACCGGCCCGAGGTGGTTTTTCATGCCGCCGCCCATAAGCATGTGCCGTTAATGGAAAAAAACCCGGAAGAGGCTGTAAAAAACAACATTTTAGGTACCCGAATTTTAGCTAAAGCTGCTCATCTGGTAAAGGCTAAGACTTTTGTTTTTATTTCCACAGACAAGGCTGTGAACCCGACCAGTATTATGGGAGCCACTAAAAGGACTGCGGAAATGATTATCCAGAGAATGGACGGATTGAGTGCTACCAAATTTGTAGCAGTGCGCTTTGGCAATGTTTTGGGCAGCAGGGGCAGTGTAATTCCGCTTTTTAAAAAACAGATTGCCTCCGGTGGGCCGGTTACTGTAACTCATCCGGCCATGGAGCGTTATTTTATGACTATACCCGAGGCAGCACAGCTGGTTATTCAGGCCGGTGCATTAGCTGAAGGAGGTGAGATATTTATTTTGGATATGGGTGAACCAGTGTCTATAGTTGAGCTGGCTAAAAATTTAATCAAGCTGTCCGGTTTTGAACCGGAGAAAGATATAAGGATAAAATATACCGGTATTCGTCCGGGAGAGAAATATTCCGAGAATCTGTATTCCGCTAAAGAACAGCTTATAGCTACAAAGCATAAGCGGATTTTTAAAGTGGTTTCCCAAAAGAACAATTATAGCAACCTGGAGGAAATGCTGCAATTTTTAGAGCAAGAGCAGGATTTCACTGAGGAAAAAATTATTGCATATTTGGTTAAAGTGGCGGGTTTAAAACAATCTAATAAGGACGGTGACCTGGGTGATAGGTAA
- the aroF gene encoding 3-deoxy-7-phosphoheptulonate synthase — protein MPPYKLVSREYQKENTIIKLGEITIGGGNVCVIAGPCSVENREQLVDLAVQLKEMGVSILRGGVFKPRTSPYDFQGLGLEGLKILAEAREIAGLPVITEVLDIREIEVVCRYADIVQIGSRNMQNFSLLKEVGKIKKPVLLKRGLSATLEEWLSAAEYILAEGNRQVILCERGIRSFETYTRNTFDINAIPAVKQLSHLPLFADPSHGTGRRELVGPVSKAALAAGADGIMVEVHPDPAKALSDGPQSLKPRELEIMLNELSNFRISFNQKVSA, from the coding sequence TTGCCGCCTTATAAGCTGGTAAGCAGGGAATACCAAAAGGAGAATACAATTATTAAGCTCGGTGAAATTACCATCGGTGGTGGTAATGTATGTGTTATCGCCGGGCCGTGTTCGGTGGAAAACCGGGAACAGCTGGTTGACCTGGCTGTTCAGCTCAAAGAAATGGGTGTTAGTATTTTGCGCGGTGGGGTTTTCAAGCCCAGAACTTCACCCTATGATTTTCAGGGCCTTGGTTTGGAAGGGCTGAAAATCCTGGCTGAAGCCAGAGAAATTGCCGGTCTCCCGGTCATTACCGAGGTTTTGGATATCCGGGAAATTGAGGTGGTCTGCAGGTATGCGGATATAGTTCAGATCGGCAGCCGGAATATGCAAAATTTCTCGCTGCTTAAAGAAGTTGGCAAGATTAAAAAGCCCGTACTATTAAAAAGGGGGTTGTCCGCTACTTTAGAAGAGTGGCTTTCAGCTGCTGAATACATTCTGGCTGAGGGAAACAGACAGGTGATTTTATGCGAGCGGGGTATTCGTAGTTTTGAGACCTATACCCGCAATACCTTTGATATAAATGCCATTCCGGCTGTTAAACAGCTTTCGCATTTACCTCTTTTTGCTGACCCCAGTCACGGCACGGGCAGGCGTGAACTGGTGGGCCCTGTGTCGAAAGCGGCCCTGGCCGCCGGAGCGGACGGAATTATGGTAGAAGTCCACCCCGACCCGGCAAAAGCCCTTTCGGACGGTCCGCAATCTTTAAAACCCCGTGAATTGGAAATAATGTTAAACGAACTGAGTAATTTTAGAATTTCTTTTAACCAAAAAGTTTCTGCTTAA
- a CDS encoding anthranilate synthase component II, whose translation MILMIDNYDSFTYNLVQYFAKTGTKVMVLRSDKITLPEILGLRPAGIVISPGPGKPDGAGVSLSLVRNLAGKLPIFGVCLGHQVIGQAFGGKVIQADRLMHGKTSKIYHDGGTIFKNIPSPFTAVRYHSLIVEKESLPDCLEVSAWTAQGEIMGLRHKSCSVEGVQFHPESMLSEHGMDLIDNFLRLVKDFPQKLECDSDKKVFASAYAG comes from the coding sequence ATGATTTTGATGATTGATAATTACGACTCTTTTACCTATAACCTTGTGCAGTATTTTGCCAAAACAGGGACGAAGGTCATGGTTTTGCGCAGTGACAAAATAACCTTGCCGGAAATACTTGGCTTACGGCCCGCCGGGATAGTAATTTCCCCCGGGCCGGGGAAACCGGACGGTGCCGGCGTATCACTTTCCTTGGTGAGAAACCTGGCCGGTAAGTTGCCTATTTTTGGGGTTTGCCTGGGGCACCAGGTAATCGGGCAGGCCTTTGGCGGTAAGGTGATTCAGGCAGATAGGTTGATGCACGGTAAAACTTCGAAAATTTACCATGACGGGGGTACGATTTTTAAGAATATACCGTCTCCTTTTACTGCTGTACGTTACCATTCTTTGATAGTAGAAAAGGAATCTTTGCCGGATTGTCTGGAAGTATCTGCCTGGACCGCACAGGGTGAAATAATGGGTTTAAGGCATAAAAGCTGTTCTGTGGAGGGGGTTCAATTTCATCCCGAATCTATGCTTTCGGAGCATGGGATGGATTTAATCGATAATTTTTTACGCCTGGTCAAAGACTTTCCCCAAAAACTTGAATGTGATTCTGATAAAAAAGTCTTTGCCAGTGCCTATGCAGGTTAA